In a single window of the Gossypium hirsutum isolate 1008001.06 chromosome D02, Gossypium_hirsutum_v2.1, whole genome shotgun sequence genome:
- the LOC107910444 gene encoding G-type lectin S-receptor-like serine/threonine-protein kinase LECRK2 — MALLFSLFLLITTCIIFTTQAQTTVSNISLVSSLSPTGDSHWLSESGQFAFGFYPYGNGFAIGIWFQNIQPRTVVWTANRDETPFSSHATLLFNTEGRLVVQENQGREISIIGNASFASSASMLDTGNFVLFNSSSEIIWQSFDYPTDTILPGQRLSPGHRLVSDVSEANHTSGKFQIVMQPDGNLVQYPVGAVKHNTAYWSAGTFTAGDNVTMNLDNNGHLYLLNATGFIIKNFTETVSVSCDPIHRASIDADGIFRVYSHSSNQSGNWSIRWSSTENKCDPYGLCGVNSYCTLMDRNPICKCLPGFDFIDPDWTDSGCRRNYSEDACIRKDQNFEVQDMNSLSWEEDPYATFESISKDDCREECRRDCNCEVAIYKNLKQVCHKLKLPLRFGRRGTGGRVTTFVKIVTGFQTINEGRVKKSKLRMDFFITGIASLTVAFLVLALSGVIIYRHRIQQYKRISDQRDARFVEDVTLKSFTYEELKSATNNFRDSIGRGAYGTVFRGIISNGRRIVAIKRLERVVDDGERDFRNEMKAIGKTHHRNLVQLLGYCYDGTNRLLVYEYMKNGSLADFLFKSNLKINWEGRLAIILNIARGIFYLHEECHIQIIHCDIKPENILMDDKGHAKIADFGLAKLLLPNQSKTFTEIRGTRGYVAPEWHRNMPITAKADVYSFGVILFEIICCRRRTETNVPDNEAMLVDWVYDCFKANEVSKLVPEDEVDKKKLGRVVKVGLWCTQDEPSSRPSMKKVILMLEGTVNIADPPCPTSIVSSQSLE; from the coding sequence ATggctctcctcttttctctttttcttttaataacaACTTGCATAATCTTCACTACACAAGCTCAAACAACAGTTTCCAACATTTCTTTAGTTTCTTCTCTTTCGCCAACCGGTGATTCACATTGGTTATCAGAGTCTGGTCAGTTCGCCTTTGGTTTTTATCCTTATGGAAATGGCTTCGCTATAGGCATATGGTTTCAAAACATCCAGCCGAGAACCGTCGTATGGACGGCAAACCGAGATGAAACGCCGTTTTCGAGCCATGCCACATTGCTTTTCAACACGGAAGGTAGGCTTGTTGTGCAAGAGAATCAAGGACGGGAGATAAGCATCATTGGAAATGCGAGTTTTGCTTCCTCAGCTTCCATGCTTGACACTGGAAACTTTGTGCTGTTTAATTCAAGTTCAGAGATCATATGGCAGAGTTTTGATTACCCAACAGACACCATTTTGCCCGGTCAGCGGCTTTCCCCCGGCCACCGGCTGGTTTCCGATGTATCCGAAGCAAATCATACGAGTGGCAAGTTTCAAATCGTGATGCAGCCAGATGGGAACCTGGTGCAATATCCAGTGGGTGCAGTAAAACATAATACTGCTTACTGGAGTGCTGGAACATTTACTGCGGGAGATAATGTGACCATGAATCTTGACAATAATGGTCATCTTTACCTCCTGAATGCTACCGGATTCATCATAAAAAACTTTACCGAGACCGTTAGCGTCTCTTGTGACCCCATCCACCGAGCAAGTATCGATGCAGACGGTATATTTCGAGTGTATTCACATAGTTCTAACCAATCTGGTAATTGGTCCATCCGATGGTCATCCACTGAGAATAAGTGTGATCCCTATGGCTTGTGCGGTGTGAATAGTTACTGTACTTTGATGGATAGGAATCCTATATGCAAATGTCTCCCTGGGTTCGATTTCATCGACCCGGACTGGACTGACTCAGGATGCAGAAGAAATTATTCAGAAGATGCCTGCATCAGAAAGGATCAAAATTTTGAAGTTCAAGATATGAACAGTTTGTCTTGGGAAGAAGATCCTTATGCTACGTTCGAATCAATATCCAAAGACGATTGCAGAGAAGAATGTAGAAGAGATTGTAACTGTGAAGTTGCcatatataaaaacttaaagcAAGTTTGCCACAAGTTGAAACTACCATTAAGATTCGGGAGAAGAGGAACAGGAGGTAGAGTGACAACGTTCGTGAAAATCGTAACCGGTTTTCAGACAATAAACGAAGGCCGAGTTAAAAAGAGTAAACTCCGAATGGACTTTTTCATTACCGGAATTGCATCTTTGACGGTCGCGTTTCTCGTTTTAGCGCTCTCCGGCGTTATTATATACCGGCATCGGATTCAACAGTACAAAAGGATTTCTGACCAAAGAGATGCCAGATTTGTGGAGGATGTCACATTGAAATCGTTCACATATGAAGAGCTAAAGAGTGCAACTAACAATTTCAGGGATAGCATCGGTAGAGGCGCGTATGGGACGGTTTTCCGAGGAATCATATCGAACGGGAGGCGGATCGTAGCAATCAAGAGACTAGAAAGAGTGGTGGATGATGGAGAAAGAGATTTCAGAAATGAAATGAAAGCAATTGGGAAAACTCATCATAGGAACTTAGTTCAATTACTTGGTTATTGCTATGATGGGACGAATAGGCTCTTGGTGTATGAGTACATGAAAAATGGGTCACTTGCAGATTTTCTCTTTAAGTCCAATTTAAAGATAAATTGGGAAGGTAGACTTGCAATCATATTGAACATAGCTAGAGGGATCTTTTACTTACATGAAGAATGTCACATACAAATCATCCACTGTGACATCAAACCCGAAAACATACTGATGGACGACAAAGGGCACGCGAAAATCGCGGATTTTGGTTTGGCCAAGCTACTACTGCCTAACCAAAGCAAGACATTTACAGAGATAAGAGGGACAAGGGGATATGTTGCACCGGAGTGGCATCGAAACATGCCTATAACGGCGAAAGCCGATGTATATAGCTTCGGAGTAATTTTGTTTGAGATCATTTGTTGTCGTCGAAGAACGGAAACTAATGTACCGGACAATGAAGCAATGCTTGTGGATTGGGTGTATGATTGTTTCAAGGCTAATGAGGTGAGCAAGCTAGTGCCTGAAGATGAAGTGGATAAGAAGAAGCTAGGGAGGGTGGTTAAGGTAGGGCTATGGTGCACGCAAGATGAGCCATCATCGAGACCATCAATGAAGAAGGTTATATTGATGCTGGAAGGGACTGTAAATATAGCTGATCCTCCATGTCCTACCTCCATTGTCAGCTCCCAAAGTTTGGAATGA
- the LOC121214610 gene encoding fructose-1,6-bisphosphatase, cytosolic: MDHAADAYRTDLMTITRFVLNEQSKYPESRGDFTILLNHIVLGCKFVCSSVNKAGLAKLIGLAGEINIQGEEQKKLDVLSNEVFIKALVSSGRTCILVSEEDEDAIIVEPSKRGRYCVVFDPLDGSSNIDCGVSIGTIFGIYMVKDDHEPTLADVLQPGKQMVAAGYCMYGSSCTLVLSTGKGVNGFTLDPSLGEFILTHPDIRIPKKGKIYSVNEGNAKNWDGPTAKYVENCKFPKDGSPSKSLRYIGSMVADVHRTLLYGGTFMYPADKKSPSGKLRVLYEVFPMSFLMENAGGQAFTGKQRALDLVPTKIHDRSPIFLGSYDDIEEIKALYAAEGKKE; encoded by the exons ATGGATCATGCAGCAGATGCTTATAGGACTGATTTGATGACCATAACACGTTTCGTGTTGAACGAGCAATCCAAATATCCCGAGTCTCGTGGTGATTTCACCATCTTGCTCAATCACATCGTTCTTGGTTGCAAGTTTGTTTGCTCTTCTGTTAACAAG GCTGGTCTTGCCAAACTCATTGGACTTGCTGGGGAGATCAATATTCAG GGTGAGGAGCAAAAGAAACTGGATGTGCTTTCAAATGAAGTCTTTATCAAGGCTTTAGTGAGCAGTGGCAGAACT TGCATCCTTGTCtcggaagaagatgaagatgcaATTATTGTGGAGCCCTCAAAGCGTGGAAG GTACTGTGTAGTTTTCGATCCACTCGACGGTTCCTCCAACATTGATTGTGGTGTTTCTATTGGAACA ATTTTTGGGATTTACATGGTGAAAGATGACCATGAACCAACACTAGCTGATGTGCTGCAACCTGGGAAGCAAATGGTAGCCGCTGGCTATTGCATGTATGGAAGTTCTTGCACG CTTGTGTTGAGCACTGGGAAAGGAGTTAATGGATTCACCCTTGATCCATCTCTTGGAGAGTTCATACTAACTCACCCAGACATCAGG ATTCCAAAGAAAGGGAAGATCTATTCAGTTAATGAAGGAAATGCCAAGAATTGGGACGGACCTACGGCTAA GTATGTCGAAAATTGTAAGTTCCCTAAGGATGGTTCCCCTTCGAAGTCTCTGAGATATATTGGAAG CATGGTAGCGGATGTCCATCGCACGTTACTCTACGGAGGGACCTTTATGTACCCTGCTGATAAGAAGAGCCCCAGTGGAAAGCTGCG TGTTCTCTATGAAGTCTTTCCAATGTCCTTTTTGATGGAAAATGCCGGAGGTCAAGCGTTCACTGGAAAGCAACGG GCACTTGACTTGGTTCCAACTAAGATACATGATAGGTCACCAATATTTCTTGGCAGCTATGATGATATTGAAGAAATTAAAGCACTCTATGCTGCTGAAGGGAAAAAGGAATGA